In one window of Capsicum annuum cultivar UCD-10X-F1 unplaced genomic scaffold, UCD10Xv1.1 ctg4565, whole genome shotgun sequence DNA:
- the LOC124892305 gene encoding uncharacterized protein LOC124892305, whose product MSDYLPKELMIDIFTRLPIKSILQCRSVCRSWYSLINSPNFISAHLNQSTNDYILIRPYSIVPKVEIYALFHKNENLDQDIQFDFPFDCSNFYFIIVEIMLLSSLTNESRSNYDELFLFVSEESLCMVDNNYDKSKPIDIWMLREYGASDSWVKQFSIKYYHVVGNMPLREHIF is encoded by the exons ATGTCGGATTATTTGCCAAAAGAATTGATGATTGACATCTTCACAAGATTACCAATCAAGTCAATCCTTCAGTGCAGAAGTGTTTGTAGGTCATGGTACTCACTTATTAATAGCCCTAATTTCATCTCCGCACACCTCAACCAAAGTACAAACGATTACATCCTAATTCGACCTTACTCTATAGTTCCTAAAGTAGAAATTTATGCTTTGTTCCATAAAAATGAGAATTTGGATCAAGATATCCAGTTTGATTTTCCATTTGACTGTAGCAACTTTTACTTTATTATTGTGG AGATTATGTTGCTGAGTAGTTTAACCAATGAGTCACGATCAAACTATGATGAATTGTTCCTCTTTGTGTCAGAGGAATCACTTTGTATGGTTGATAATAACTATGACAAAAGTAAACCTATTGATATTTGGATGTTGAGAGAGTATGGTGCATCAGACTCATGGGTGAAACAGTTCAGCATTAAATATTATCACGTTGTAGGAAATATGCCTCTTCGTGAACACATTTTCTAG